From the Candidatus Neomarinimicrobiota bacterium genome, the window TGGTGAACCGGCCACCAGGCGATAATTACCTTGCACTGAATCCACGAACGTCGGATCAACCGATATATCATGCTCCCCTGCCGTCGTAAGATAATAATTATTAGCATTTCCCCAGACATCGTTGTAGTCCAGACTTGAGGTCGGTGAGAGTTGAATACCAAACCCGGAATTCCCGGTTACGATATTATTCAGTACAGTTATGGTTGATTCGACTTCGAAAATTCCTTTGCCTGATGTATTGATCGTATTGTTGATGATAGAAATATTCGAGGAGTACCTTACCGATATGCCGATGCCATCATATCCCGGATCCTCAATAATATTGTTCGAAATCATCATATCCCAGGTCTCAACAAGTGATATCCCTGTCCCGAGGCCCTCGCTGCACCAGATTCGGTTGCTGACTATAGTGGGGGCAGAACCTCTAACCCTTATGGCCGCACCGCCGGCATACCCACCAACGATCCGGTTCTTTAAAATCGTGGGAGCCGAAGAATCACGACACTCGATGGCTGCCATTCCCCCATCGCAACCTTCGATGTAATTATTCCTGATTACAGGGCTCGATCCCCAGATGGCAATTCCTGAGTTGACGATGGCATTATGCTCGATGAGCGGATTGGAGTTATCGACGCATTCCACGCCATACATAAAGGCCAGGACAGGGGCCTCGATCCGATTCCGAACAATCCTCGGAGAAGAAGTGCGGCACGTGATCAGGGGCATGGGAGCCGGTTCTAACTCCGGACCCCTGATGGTAAATCCGCTGATCTCGCCATTACTCACGTTATTGAATTCCACCGCTACTTCATCCATACTACACGTAATGACGGTTGCTCGAGCACCGACTCCCTTGAGATACACCCCTTCGTTCATGCTAATGGGTCCCGTGTAGACTCCACTGGCCACCACAACGGTATCACCAAGATTAGCACTCGCTACCGCTTCTTGAATAGTGTCATAGGGATAGTAACGTGATCCATCTTCAAATTCGTTGCTCCGGGCATCAACATAGATATAATTGCCTGCTTCACTACCCAGATTGACTATAAAGAGGCCATCCGCGATTTCTTTCAAACGAACGGGCTGCTGCTCCCCATCGAAAAGCGCAACGGAATTGAAAATTATCGCCGATGCCATACCAGATTGCACGGTTGAGTCAACAACGAAAATGATTTCCATTATATCGCCTTCTCCACTCTCGATTTCACCTGGGCCTGCCAGCATGACTTCAATGTTGCCCGGTGCAGCAATATCCGAGTTCAAGGTAAAATCAGCTGTCGTAGCAGTTGGCAGAACATCAACTGCGGACAGCACAGCGGTTTCATAGGAAATCGTGAATATGGCCTGCATCAGACCCACGGGGTTGTCCAACGAGACCGCCGCTCTGACGGTATCTCCAGGGAAGCCTGAAAACTGAGACATGCTGATGGATCTGATCAGTTCCGACATAAGCTGAGGATCGATCGGGTCAGGCCCGCCAAAGGCCCCCATATCGTTTTGCGAACCGTCAACGTCGAGATATTGGGTTCCCGGATGTCCAGCGTCGATACAGGGTGAATTCGCGCTTAGCCGGTAGTCATCCTTGGCGATGTTGACAAACAACGGATCAGCCGAAATACCCCCCAATCCGGGACTAATGTCACGATAGTTCTCTTCAAAGTTCCAACTATTATTATACGCGATAGCGACATCCGTATCACCTATAATACCATTGTAAGCGGGTCCATCCAGCCGATATACGATATTGTTTATCGCCTTGGAAGTCGCGCTCCCCCAATAGAAAATGATTCCTGCCCCGTCGCCGCCGGTTACAAGAATGGTATTATTCACCAGCTGAGTCTGGCTCCAACCACCACTCTGCACTCCATTCTGGCACTTGATAATATTATTTTTTATCCTCGGAGCAGACCCGTGACAGTGAATCCCCATATCATGCATGGAGATTAAGTTTTTGGCGATCAGGGGCGCAGCGTCGAGGCAGCTTATGCCAGGGCCGCTCATAGATGTGGCACCATAATTGGTGATTATATTATCGGTGATCCGCGGTGAGGTCTGGTTGCAATAGATGCCGGGGTAAAAGCCGGCATTACCTTTAGCGATGGTAAAGCCCTTG encodes:
- a CDS encoding right-handed parallel beta-helix repeat-containing protein, with the translated sequence MTRLRKLGLYLLFLSGLGLLTVKAVLLGILTWTESTFEDFADGTTENVIVSPLSGGVVHLPHPMVKVTEDYRDDSSYRFLAYDSSGNFIRTWLSGGNVFVCKYAPDGSSTSETVQANESAGSATEGCRGALRNDGSLIVIWFADSYSAEDDRLAYQVFDPDLMRVGTNAYIDTFTNTGHGMPGVFANNADGSYWILHGVGGWGGMKIYVQRVSLTGTLVGAVFRLNTSDYTVYEHRPRAAVSESDDFVVTWEAGNEPVSNYFDVYCRRFRSDGQPLGAPVKVNDDVGLVEQYQSEVCFDDSLHFLVVWADWRDNTSEYHPYDANIYGQLSSLDGIKIGSNFRVNTPRYEDDREPDVSFREGQFQVSWRSWNNTGRVYETYVNQWKFTPIYSGNYVSSVFDAGAEGTNYTRIYWSEVRPENTTLSFRLRSAPSVDLLRQASWYGPQDAIGSYTLATGENINPVHNGDRYLQYQARLHTKLAGLTPALRSVSITFMPLDSIPPQAPSGVIAEAGHSAVRLTWDANPEGDISAYRIYRGRPSLALLAEVPADQTEYLDTSATTGFEYYYALTAVDYSHNESHQSEIVAATPYGIYLYVDAALPAEVEPQSMTYSTIQAAINAALYGDTVLVLPGTYNTSITMKDGVSLIGSGPQLTYIVGPVGQDWIIYAANHSLIKGFTIAKGNAGFYPGIYCNQTSPRITDNIITNYGATSMSGPGISCLDAAPLIAKNLISMHDMGIHCHGSAPRIKNNIIKCQNGVQSGGWSQTQLVNNTILVTGGDGAGIIFYWGSATSKAINNIVYRLDGPAYNGIIGDTDVAIAYNNSWNFEENYRDISPGLGGISADPLFVNIAKDDYRLSANSPCIDAGHPGTQYLDVDGSQNDMGAFGGPDPIDPQLMSELIRSISMSQFSGFPGDTVRAAVSLDNPVGLMQAIFTISYETAVLSAVDVLPTATTADFTLNSDIAAPGNIEVMLAGPGEIESGEGDIMEIIFVVDSTVQSGMASAIIFNSVALFDGEQQPVRLKEIADGLFIVNLGSEAGNYIYVDARSNEFEDGSRYYPYDTIQEAVASANLGDTVVVASGVYTGPISMNEGVYLKGVGARATVITCSMDEVAVEFNNVSNGEISGFTIRGPELEPAPMPLITCRTSSPRIVRNRIEAPVLAFMYGVECVDNSNPLIEHNAIVNSGIAIWGSSPVIRNNYIEGCDGGMAAIECRDSSAPTILKNRIVGGYAGGAAIRVRGSAPTIVSNRIWCSEGLGTGISLVETWDMMISNNIIEDPGYDGIGISVRYSSNISIINNTINTSGKGIFEVESTITVLNNIVTGNSGFGIQLSPTSSLDYNDVWGNANNYYLTTAGEHDISVDPTFVDSVQGNYRLVAGSP